The following proteins are encoded in a genomic region of Variovorax paradoxus:
- a CDS encoding 4Fe-4S dicluster domain-containing protein, with product MTTTLICDCNQTMPLEPKTLGAALAESLPLHSTLCRREAPAFQRAIRSGDDVVVACTQERRLFTELAEQTEGATSPIRFVNIRETGGWSRDAKNASPKIAALLALAHLPEPDPVSTVSYTSQGRLLIVGPLDQAEKAAALVADSLQVSIFSTGPGATGGGQERRWPVMAGRVESLKGWLGAFSLRWTRDNAIDLDLCTRCNACIAACPEQAIGLDYQIDLAKCTSHRDCEKACSVAGAINFSRAPEALDAEFDLVLDLGASALIDWHAPPQGYFHLAGGLAHAEGLSTLLRLREMVGEFEKPKFFDYKQKLCAHSRNEVVGCNACVEVCSAHAISSDKERQRIVVNPQLCVGCGACTTVCPTGALGYTYPRAPDQGRKLRTLLSTYTGAGGRDAAVLLHNEEGGQALVEQLGRAAQLGRGKRDGVGGVPAHVLPVALMHVASTGIDLWLSAIAFGASQVAVLSTGEEAPQYLEALKKQMAVAQALLTGLGYTGTHFHLIEASTPAMLDAALAGLRTTRQRVPATAARFAVGGEKRGTLEMTLDHLMAQAPVLSAPSNDAAAPLEIPLPAGSPFGAVTVNKDSCTLCLACVSACPASALQDNQNAPQLRFIEKNCVQCGLCETTCPENAIALVPRLLAAPERKQPVVLNEAKPWACIRCSKPFGTQKAIEAMLGKLAGHAMFQGEALERLKMCSDCRVIDLYSAQNEMKITQL from the coding sequence ATGACCACCACGCTGATCTGCGACTGCAACCAGACAATGCCGCTCGAGCCGAAGACGCTCGGCGCGGCGCTGGCTGAGTCGCTGCCCCTTCACTCCACCCTGTGCCGCCGCGAGGCGCCCGCTTTCCAGCGCGCCATCCGGTCGGGCGACGACGTGGTGGTCGCCTGCACGCAGGAGCGCCGGCTGTTCACCGAGCTGGCCGAGCAGACCGAAGGCGCGACTTCGCCGATCCGCTTCGTGAACATTCGCGAAACCGGCGGCTGGAGCCGCGACGCCAAGAATGCCAGCCCCAAGATCGCCGCCTTGCTGGCGCTGGCCCACCTGCCCGAGCCCGATCCGGTCTCGACGGTGAGCTACACGAGCCAGGGCCGGCTCCTGATCGTCGGTCCGCTCGACCAGGCCGAGAAGGCCGCGGCGCTGGTGGCGGATTCGCTGCAGGTCTCCATCTTTTCCACCGGTCCGGGCGCCACAGGCGGCGGGCAGGAACGCCGCTGGCCCGTGATGGCGGGGCGCGTCGAATCGCTCAAAGGCTGGCTCGGTGCGTTCTCGCTGCGGTGGACGCGCGACAACGCCATCGACCTCGACCTGTGTACGCGCTGCAACGCCTGCATCGCTGCCTGCCCTGAGCAGGCCATCGGGCTCGACTACCAGATCGACCTCGCGAAGTGCACTTCGCACCGCGACTGCGAAAAGGCGTGCAGCGTGGCCGGCGCCATCAACTTCAGCCGCGCGCCCGAGGCACTCGATGCCGAGTTCGACCTGGTGCTCGACCTGGGCGCCAGCGCGCTGATCGACTGGCATGCGCCGCCGCAGGGATATTTCCACCTCGCCGGCGGACTCGCACATGCCGAGGGTCTTTCGACCCTGCTGCGCCTGCGCGAGATGGTGGGCGAGTTCGAGAAGCCCAAGTTCTTCGACTACAAGCAGAAGCTCTGCGCCCACAGCCGCAATGAGGTGGTGGGCTGCAACGCCTGCGTCGAGGTGTGCTCGGCGCACGCCATCTCGAGCGACAAGGAACGCCAGCGCATCGTCGTCAATCCGCAGCTTTGCGTCGGTTGCGGCGCCTGCACCACCGTATGCCCGACCGGCGCGCTGGGCTACACCTATCCGCGCGCGCCCGACCAGGGCCGCAAGCTGCGCACGCTGCTGTCCACCTACACAGGAGCCGGCGGCCGCGATGCCGCGGTGCTGCTGCACAACGAAGAGGGCGGGCAGGCGCTCGTCGAGCAGCTCGGCCGCGCGGCGCAGCTGGGCCGCGGCAAGCGCGATGGCGTGGGCGGCGTGCCTGCGCATGTGCTGCCGGTGGCGCTGATGCATGTCGCGAGCACCGGCATCGATCTCTGGCTCAGTGCCATCGCCTTCGGCGCCTCGCAGGTGGCGGTGCTCTCCACCGGCGAGGAAGCGCCGCAGTACCTCGAGGCGCTGAAGAAGCAGATGGCCGTTGCGCAGGCGCTGCTCACGGGCCTCGGCTACACCGGGACGCATTTCCACCTGATCGAGGCCTCCACCCCAGCCATGCTCGATGCAGCGCTGGCCGGGCTGCGCACCACGCGCCAGCGTGTGCCGGCCACCGCGGCGCGATTTGCTGTCGGCGGCGAGAAGCGCGGCACGCTCGAGATGACGCTCGACCACCTGATGGCGCAGGCGCCCGTGCTATCGGCGCCGTCGAACGATGCCGCCGCACCGCTTGAAATTCCGCTGCCCGCCGGCTCGCCCTTTGGCGCGGTCACCGTCAACAAGGACAGCTGCACGCTGTGCCTGGCCTGCGTGAGCGCCTGCCCCGCCAGCGCGCTGCAGGACAACCAGAACGCGCCGCAGCTGCGCTTCATCGAAAAGAACTGCGTGCAGTGCGGGTTGTGCGAAACCACTTGCCCCGAGAACGCGATTGCGCTGGTGCCGCGCCTGCTCGCCGCGCCCGAGCGCAAGCAGCCCGTGGTGCTCAACGAGGCCAAGCCCTGGGCCTGCATCCGCTGCAGCAAGCCCTTCGGAACGCAGAAAGCCATCGAGGCGATGCTCGGCAAGCTGGCGGGGCACGCCATGTTTCAGGGCGAAGCGCTCGAGCGGCTCAAGATGTGCAGCGACTGCCGGGTGATCGACCTGTACAGCGCGCAGAACGAAATGAAGATCACACAGCTATGA
- a CDS encoding TorD/DmsD family molecular chaperone, protein MSQFPPERSAGPPQTSSHRSAKHEGYPISSALDEEIARAEVYGLLARLWYAAPDAELLGAFSVAPTEAPAAGAFLEEPWRQLVGVARGTDAAALHAEYDALFGGMGKPEIYLFGSHYLSGFLNDKPLAQLRTDLARLGLARDEAVSESEDHVACLFEVMRYLIAGDDAEVSNLAQQQAFFATHLQPWLPTLCDAVAQHPKAHFYASLAAFTCAFAEIEVQGFDMLG, encoded by the coding sequence ATGAGCCAGTTTCCTCCTGAGCGTAGTGCCGGGCCGCCCCAAACGAGCTCGCACCGCAGTGCGAAGCACGAAGGTTATCCAATCTCCTCGGCGCTCGACGAGGAAATTGCGCGTGCCGAGGTCTACGGCCTGCTCGCGCGCCTCTGGTATGCCGCGCCCGACGCCGAATTGCTCGGCGCCTTCAGCGTGGCGCCCACCGAGGCGCCGGCCGCCGGCGCTTTCCTGGAGGAGCCCTGGCGCCAGCTGGTCGGCGTAGCGCGCGGCACCGATGCGGCCGCGCTGCATGCCGAATACGACGCGCTGTTCGGCGGCATGGGCAAGCCCGAGATCTACCTGTTCGGGTCGCACTACCTGAGCGGTTTTCTCAACGACAAGCCGCTGGCACAACTGCGCACCGACCTGGCGCGGCTGGGGCTCGCGCGGGACGAGGCCGTGTCCGAAAGCGAAGACCATGTGGCCTGCCTGTTCGAGGTGATGCGCTACCTTATTGCCGGTGACGACGCGGAGGTGTCCAACCTCGCGCAGCAGCAGGCCTTTTTCGCCACGCACCTGCAGCCATGGCTGCCGACGCTCTGCGATGCGGTGGCGCAACATCCGAAGGCGCATTTCTATGCGTCGCTGGCTGCTTTTACTTGCGCTTTCGCCGAGATCGAAGTCCAGGGCTTCGACATGCTCGGCTGA
- a CDS encoding formate dehydrogenase — protein sequence MQDSQAAGTKPASRRGFFLGAASAGAAVAAVSVLPKVAEAPAAALAAAPALKPAPENGGGYSLSEHVKRYYKTASA from the coding sequence ATGCAGGACAGCCAAGCGGCCGGCACCAAGCCGGCCTCGCGTCGAGGTTTCTTTCTCGGTGCCGCCAGCGCCGGTGCCGCGGTCGCCGCGGTTTCGGTGCTCCCCAAGGTCGCCGAAGCCCCCGCAGCCGCCCTGGCTGCCGCTCCCGCGCTGAAGCCCGCGCCTGAAAACGGCGGCGGCTATTCGCTCAGCGAACACGTCAAGCGCTACTACAAGACCGCTTCGGCCTGA
- a CDS encoding formate dehydrogenase subunit alpha, which translates to MLLTKKTTPANSVSRPGERESSSAFIHSLRRGLSGALPTMDRRAFLRRSGLGVGVGLAAGQLTLMRKAEAAGNGRPAAIGAGKVEIKRTVCSHCSVGCASDAVVENGVWVRQEPVFDSPINLGAHCAKGAALREHGHGEYRLRYPMKLVNGKYERISWDTALDEITAKLKDLRQASGPDSVYWIGSSKHSNEQSYLMRKFVSFWGSNNCDHQARICHSTTVAGVANTWGYGAMTNSYNDMRGSKVAMYIGSNAAEAHPVSMLHMLHAKEHGCKMIVVDPRFTRTAAKADEYVRIRSGSDIAFLFGILHHIFKNGWEDKQYINDRVFGMDKVREEVLAKWTPDKVEEACGVKEAQVLKVATWLNENRPGTVVWCMGQTQHTIGNAIVRASCILQLALGNVGKSGGGTNIFRGHDNVQGATDVGPNPDSLPGYYGIVEGSWKHFAATWGVDYEWIKGRFASPAMMSKPGITVSRWIDGVLEKNELIDQDSNLRGVFYWGHAPNSQTRGLEMKRAMDKLDLLVVVDPYPSATAAMAAMPGNPDDLNKNRAVYLLPACTQFETSGSVTASNRSLQWREKVIEPLWESRSDHMIMQQFADRLGFGKELSKNFKMQKVKGMDEPVPDDILREINKTCWAVGYTGQSPERLQAHMRNMGAFDVRTLKVKAGVKDKVNGYDLTGDYFGLPWPCYGTPELKHPGSPNLYDTSKHVMEGGGNFRANFGVERDGKNLLAEDGSHSVGADITTGYPELDHVLLKKLGWWDELTEAEKPKAEGKNWKTDSSGGMIRVFMKNHGCHPFGNAKARALVWNFPDAIPQHREPLYGNRPDLMAKYPTHDDKMAFWRLPTLYKSVQQKNIADKVAEKFPYVMTSGRLVEYEGGGEETRSNPWLAELQQEMFVEINPKVAAEKGIRNGERAWVHTPTGAKLNVQALVTERVGPDTVFMPFHFSGHWQGVDMLGYYPAGAAPVVRGEAINTGTTYGYDSVTMMQETKTTVCNVEKA; encoded by the coding sequence ATGTTGCTGACCAAGAAAACGACCCCCGCGAACAGTGTCTCGCGGCCAGGGGAACGCGAATCTTCTTCTGCGTTCATTCACAGCCTGCGGCGCGGCCTTTCCGGCGCGCTGCCCACCATGGACCGGCGCGCCTTCCTTCGCCGCTCCGGGCTCGGCGTCGGCGTGGGACTGGCCGCCGGCCAACTCACGCTGATGCGCAAGGCCGAGGCGGCAGGCAACGGACGGCCCGCCGCCATCGGTGCCGGCAAGGTTGAAATCAAGCGGACCGTGTGTTCCCACTGCTCGGTCGGCTGCGCCTCCGATGCGGTGGTCGAGAACGGCGTGTGGGTGCGCCAGGAGCCGGTGTTCGATTCGCCCATCAACCTCGGTGCGCATTGCGCCAAGGGCGCCGCGCTGCGCGAGCACGGCCACGGCGAGTACCGGTTGCGCTATCCGATGAAGCTGGTCAACGGCAAGTACGAGCGCATCAGCTGGGACACGGCGCTCGACGAGATCACCGCCAAGCTGAAGGACCTGCGACAGGCGAGCGGACCCGATTCGGTCTATTGGATCGGCTCCTCCAAGCACAGCAACGAGCAGTCGTACCTGATGCGCAAGTTCGTGAGCTTCTGGGGCAGCAACAACTGCGACCACCAGGCGCGCATCTGCCATTCGACGACCGTTGCGGGCGTGGCGAACACATGGGGCTACGGCGCCATGACCAATTCGTACAACGACATGCGCGGCTCCAAGGTGGCGATGTACATCGGCTCCAACGCCGCCGAGGCGCATCCCGTCAGCATGCTGCACATGCTCCATGCCAAGGAGCACGGCTGCAAGATGATCGTGGTCGATCCGCGTTTCACCCGCACCGCGGCCAAGGCCGACGAGTACGTGCGCATCCGCTCGGGCTCGGACATCGCCTTCCTGTTCGGCATCCTGCACCACATCTTCAAGAATGGCTGGGAAGACAAGCAGTACATCAACGACCGCGTCTTCGGCATGGACAAGGTGCGCGAAGAGGTGCTGGCCAAGTGGACGCCCGACAAGGTCGAGGAGGCCTGCGGCGTGAAAGAGGCGCAGGTGCTCAAGGTAGCGACCTGGCTCAACGAGAACCGCCCCGGCACCGTCGTGTGGTGCATGGGCCAGACGCAGCACACCATCGGCAACGCCATCGTGCGCGCCTCGTGCATCCTGCAGCTTGCGCTCGGCAACGTGGGCAAGTCGGGCGGCGGCACCAACATCTTCCGCGGCCACGACAACGTGCAGGGCGCCACCGACGTGGGCCCGAACCCCGACTCGCTGCCCGGCTACTACGGCATCGTCGAAGGCTCGTGGAAGCACTTTGCGGCCACGTGGGGCGTCGACTACGAATGGATCAAGGGCCGCTTCGCATCGCCCGCGATGATGAGCAAGCCCGGCATCACCGTGTCGCGCTGGATCGACGGCGTGCTCGAGAAGAACGAGCTGATCGACCAGGACTCGAACCTGCGCGGCGTGTTCTATTGGGGCCATGCGCCCAACTCGCAGACGCGCGGCCTCGAGATGAAGCGCGCCATGGACAAGCTCGACCTGCTCGTGGTGGTCGACCCGTACCCGTCGGCCACGGCGGCCATGGCGGCCATGCCCGGCAACCCGGACGACCTCAACAAGAACCGCGCCGTCTACCTGCTGCCCGCGTGCACGCAGTTCGAAACCAGCGGTTCCGTCACGGCGTCGAACCGCTCGCTCCAATGGCGCGAAAAAGTGATCGAGCCGCTGTGGGAAAGCCGCAGCGACCACATGATCATGCAGCAGTTCGCCGATCGCCTGGGCTTCGGCAAGGAGCTCAGCAAGAACTTCAAGATGCAGAAGGTCAAGGGCATGGACGAGCCCGTGCCCGACGACATCCTGCGCGAAATCAACAAGACCTGCTGGGCCGTCGGCTACACCGGCCAGAGCCCCGAGCGCCTGCAGGCGCACATGCGCAACATGGGCGCCTTCGACGTGCGAACGCTCAAGGTGAAGGCCGGCGTGAAGGACAAGGTCAACGGCTACGACCTCACGGGCGACTACTTCGGCCTGCCGTGGCCCTGCTACGGCACGCCCGAGCTCAAGCACCCGGGCTCGCCCAACCTGTACGACACGTCCAAGCACGTGATGGAAGGCGGCGGCAATTTCCGCGCGAACTTCGGCGTGGAGCGCGACGGCAAGAACCTGCTGGCCGAGGACGGCTCGCATTCGGTCGGCGCCGATATCACCACCGGCTACCCCGAGCTCGACCACGTGCTGCTCAAGAAGCTGGGCTGGTGGGACGAGCTCACCGAGGCCGAGAAACCGAAGGCCGAGGGCAAGAACTGGAAGACCGACAGCTCGGGCGGCATGATCCGCGTGTTCATGAAGAACCACGGCTGCCATCCCTTCGGCAATGCCAAGGCGCGTGCGCTGGTCTGGAACTTCCCGGACGCGATTCCGCAGCACCGCGAACCGCTGTACGGCAACCGGCCGGACCTGATGGCCAAGTACCCGACGCACGACGACAAGATGGCGTTCTGGCGCCTGCCCACGCTCTACAAGAGCGTGCAGCAGAAGAACATCGCCGACAAGGTGGCCGAAAAATTCCCGTACGTGATGACCTCGGGCCGGCTGGTCGAATACGAAGGCGGCGGCGAGGAAACCCGTTCGAATCCCTGGCTCGCGGAACTGCAGCAGGAGATGTTCGTCGAGATCAACCCCAAGGTCGCGGCCGAGAAGGGCATTCGCAACGGCGAGCGCGCCTGGGTGCACACGCCCACGGGCGCAAAGCTCAACGTGCAGGCCCTGGTCACCGAGCGTGTCGGGCCCGACACGGTCTTCATGCCGTTCCACTTCTCGGGCCACTGGCAGGGCGTCGACATGCTCGGCTACTACCCAGCCGGCGCGGCCCCCGTGGTGCGCGGCGAGGCCATCAACACCGGCACCACCTACGGATACGACAGCGTGACCATGATGCAAGAGACCAAGACCACGGTCTGCAATGTGGAAAAGGCATAA
- the fdh3B gene encoding formate dehydrogenase FDH3 subunit beta, which yields MARMKFVCDSERCIECNGCVTACKNENEVPWGVNRRRVVTLNDGVPGEKSISVACMHCSDAPCMAVCPVQCFYRTDEGVVLHDKDVCIGCGYCSYACPFGAPQFPSQGTFGVRGKMDKCTFCAGGPEANGSEAEFEKYGRNRLAEGKLPACAEMCSTKALLAGDGDVVADIFRTRVVQRGKGAEVWGWGTAYGSQQAGTPPAGGVQK from the coding sequence ATGGCACGAATGAAATTTGTCTGCGACTCGGAACGCTGCATCGAATGCAACGGCTGCGTCACGGCCTGCAAGAACGAGAACGAGGTGCCGTGGGGCGTGAACCGCCGCCGCGTGGTCACGCTGAACGACGGGGTGCCGGGCGAAAAGTCGATCTCGGTGGCCTGCATGCATTGCTCCGATGCGCCCTGCATGGCGGTGTGCCCGGTGCAATGCTTCTACCGCACCGACGAAGGCGTGGTGCTGCACGACAAGGACGTGTGCATCGGCTGCGGCTACTGCTCGTATGCCTGCCCGTTCGGCGCGCCGCAGTTTCCGTCGCAGGGCACCTTCGGCGTGCGCGGCAAGATGGACAAGTGCACCTTCTGCGCCGGCGGCCCCGAGGCCAACGGCTCCGAAGCCGAATTTGAAAAGTACGGCCGCAACCGGCTCGCCGAGGGCAAGCTTCCGGCCTGCGCCGAGATGTGCTCGACCAAGGCGCTGCTCGCTGGTGACGGCGACGTGGTGGCCGACATCTTCCGCACCCGCGTCGTCCAGCGCGGCAAGGGTGCCGAAGTCTGGGGCTGGGGCACAGCCTACGGCTCGCAGCAAGCCGGCACACCGCCGGCCGGTGGGGTGCAAAAGTGA
- a CDS encoding formate dehydrogenase subunit gamma produces the protein MKQALTALVLSAALGSVFAQAQPPAAPGTTAAPAAPSVAAKPEAAAGGIRSQNIFEVRPEASADPNYPNQTNGERMKVQPGNNAPMWRQVGQGATGYSSLPKSQAPEAGNLIQPFVQYPGSRFTNAGEAWRQVRNDWIIPYGAALLFVTLLALAIFYFTRGPIRLHGQETGRKIERFTPFERAAHWSNAIAFVTLAISGIVMAFGKFFLMPWMGATLFGWIAYALKNVHNFVGPLFVVTTVFMVFTFIRDNIPRAMDLKWLVRFGGLFGGKEVPSHRFNAGEKLVFWGGVLFLGLFVIGSGLFLDKLLPGFVYTRGEMQVAQMVHGVATLLMMAMILGHIYIGTLGMTGAYKAMRTGYVDETWAKEHHELWYDDIAAGKIPAQRTVPADASAPVAVRAPQPAEGTSS, from the coding sequence ATGAAGCAAGCGCTGACCGCTCTCGTTCTTTCCGCCGCGCTGGGTTCGGTGTTCGCGCAGGCGCAGCCGCCGGCCGCGCCGGGAACGACAGCCGCACCCGCGGCGCCGTCTGTCGCGGCCAAGCCGGAAGCTGCCGCGGGCGGCATCCGCAGCCAGAACATCTTCGAGGTCAGGCCCGAAGCGAGCGCAGACCCCAACTATCCGAACCAGACCAATGGCGAGCGCATGAAGGTGCAGCCCGGCAACAATGCGCCGATGTGGCGCCAGGTGGGGCAGGGCGCGACCGGTTACAGCAGCCTGCCGAAAAGCCAGGCGCCCGAGGCCGGCAACCTGATCCAGCCGTTCGTGCAGTACCCCGGTTCGCGCTTCACCAATGCCGGCGAAGCCTGGCGCCAGGTGCGCAACGATTGGATCATTCCCTACGGCGCCGCGCTGCTGTTCGTCACGCTGCTGGCGCTGGCCATCTTCTATTTCACGCGCGGGCCCATCCGGCTGCACGGCCAGGAAACCGGCCGCAAGATCGAGCGCTTCACGCCGTTCGAGCGGGCCGCGCACTGGTCGAACGCCATTGCGTTCGTCACGCTCGCCATTTCCGGCATCGTGATGGCGTTCGGCAAGTTCTTCCTGATGCCGTGGATGGGCGCGACGCTCTTCGGCTGGATTGCCTACGCGCTCAAGAATGTCCATAACTTCGTTGGCCCGCTGTTCGTGGTGACGACGGTGTTCATGGTGTTCACGTTCATTCGCGACAACATTCCGCGCGCAATGGACCTGAAATGGCTGGTGCGTTTTGGCGGCCTCTTCGGCGGCAAGGAAGTGCCGTCGCACCGCTTCAATGCAGGCGAGAAGCTGGTGTTCTGGGGCGGCGTGCTGTTTCTCGGGCTCTTCGTCATCGGCTCGGGGCTCTTCCTCGACAAGCTGCTGCCGGGCTTCGTCTACACGCGCGGCGAGATGCAGGTGGCGCAGATGGTCCACGGCGTTGCAACGTTGCTGATGATGGCGATGATCCTGGGCCACATCTACATCGGCACGCTGGGCATGACGGGCGCCTACAAGGCCATGCGCACCGGCTACGTCGACGAGACCTGGGCCAAGGAACACCACGAACTCTGGTACGACGACATTGCCGCGGGCAAGATTCCCGCGCAGCGCACGGTTCCGGCCGATGCGTCGGCACCTGTCGCAGTGCGGGCGCCGCAGCCTGCTGAAGGAACGTCCTCATGA
- a CDS encoding formate dehydrogenase accessory sulfurtransferase FdhD codes for MTTRLQVLPLPRLTEARAALTREVEVVDEHGAHGTVSIPAERDLTVYVDRRELVTLMTLGAQPELLVLGYLLNQRLIETASDVESVTVDWEVGAAAVKTHAGIDRIEERTAKKVVTTGCGQGSVFGDLMADIDSLELPPTRMTQAQLYALVNAIRLQESTYKSAGSVHGCALFTLEPGGTEATMHCFVEDVGRHNAIDTIAGWCAMQPPATLAGDRVFYTTGRLTSEMVIKSAQMGVPIVVSRSGITQMGHEVATRVGLCAIGRATNRHFVCYAGVDRLVLQPELARRSPA; via the coding sequence GTGACCACGCGTTTGCAGGTGCTGCCGCTTCCGCGTCTCACCGAGGCCCGCGCCGCGCTCACGCGGGAGGTCGAGGTCGTCGACGAGCATGGCGCGCATGGCACGGTTTCCATTCCGGCCGAGCGCGATCTCACGGTGTATGTGGACCGGCGCGAGCTGGTCACGCTGATGACGCTCGGCGCCCAGCCCGAACTGCTGGTGCTGGGTTACCTGCTGAACCAGCGGCTGATCGAAACGGCCAGCGACGTCGAATCGGTCACGGTCGACTGGGAAGTGGGCGCCGCCGCCGTCAAGACGCACGCCGGCATCGACCGCATCGAAGAGCGAACCGCCAAGAAGGTGGTGACCACCGGCTGCGGCCAGGGCAGCGTGTTCGGCGACCTGATGGCCGACATCGACAGTCTTGAGTTGCCGCCCACGCGCATGACGCAGGCGCAGCTCTACGCGCTGGTCAACGCGATCCGGCTCCAGGAGAGCACCTACAAGTCGGCCGGTTCGGTGCACGGCTGCGCGCTGTTCACGCTCGAGCCCGGCGGCACCGAAGCCACGATGCACTGCTTCGTCGAAGACGTGGGCCGCCACAACGCCATCGACACCATTGCGGGCTGGTGCGCCATGCAGCCGCCGGCCACGCTGGCAGGCGACCGGGTTTTCTACACCACGGGCCGGCTCACGAGCGAGATGGTGATCAAGTCGGCGCAGATGGGCGTGCCCATCGTGGTTTCGCGCAGCGGCATCACGCAGATGGGCCACGAGGTGGCCACGCGCGTCGGGCTGTGCGCCATCGGCCGGGCGACCAACCGGCACTTCGTCTGCTATGCGGGCGTCGATCGGCTGGTGCTGCAGCCGGAACTCGCACGCCGCAGTCCGGCCTGA